A single window of Terriglobales bacterium DNA harbors:
- a CDS encoding haloacid dehalogenase-like hydrolase, translated as MNNKAHKTFLFASDFDQTLSFNDSGYVLSELVGIPVEEFERKAAGMSRLNLVQQGGELSYLLLHDPDFRSRVRREHLYEAGRRVRLKASIDLLYRILSEGFDGLAFDFYVVSAAPVEVIHSALEGIIPADHIYGTEFRYHASGEIDTIVQVTGGYGKVAVLDRLQARLEIGSDRIIYVGDGNSDIHVMLHVNRRDGFTIAVSENRHIESIATRTVLSDNALAILIPILEDLAGWKRPQIRALLEAHGFVIQEWEKVQTDWLTIRAMGQVAAPSAESLAEASTV; from the coding sequence ATGAACAATAAGGCCCACAAGACGTTTCTGTTCGCGAGCGACTTCGACCAGACGCTGAGTTTCAACGATTCTGGGTACGTGCTGAGCGAGCTGGTAGGCATCCCGGTGGAGGAGTTCGAACGCAAAGCGGCGGGCATGTCACGGCTCAATCTGGTCCAGCAGGGCGGAGAACTCAGCTACCTGTTGCTGCATGATCCCGACTTCCGGTCCCGTGTGCGCCGCGAGCATCTGTATGAAGCGGGCAGGCGAGTCCGGTTGAAGGCGAGCATCGATCTGCTGTACCGCATCCTGTCGGAGGGCTTCGACGGGCTGGCCTTCGACTTCTACGTGGTTTCGGCCGCGCCGGTAGAGGTGATTCATTCGGCACTGGAAGGGATTATTCCAGCCGACCACATCTACGGCACGGAGTTCCGCTATCACGCTTCGGGAGAGATCGACACCATCGTTCAGGTGACCGGCGGCTACGGCAAGGTGGCGGTGCTGGACCGGCTGCAGGCGCGGCTAGAGATCGGTTCCGACCGCATTATCTACGTGGGCGACGGCAACTCCGACATTCACGTGATGCTGCATGTGAACCGGCGCGACGGGTTCACCATTGCGGTTTCGGAAAACCGGCACATCGAATCGATCGCGACGCGCACGGTTCTGAGCGACAACGCACTCGCCATCCTCATCCCCATCCTGGAGGACCTGGCCGGGTGGAAACGGCCGCAGATCCGCGCGCTGCTGGAGGCGCACGGTTTCGTGATTCAGGAGTGGGAGAAAGTGCAGACCGATTGGCTCACCATCCGAGCCATGGGGCAGGTAGCGGCGCCCTCAGCGGAGAGCCTGGCTGAGGCCAGCACAGTCTGA